A part of Magnetospirillum sp. ME-1 genomic DNA contains:
- the trxA gene encoding thioredoxin TrxA codes for MKVVTDSSFEAEVLKASGPVLVDFWAEWCGPCRQIAPALEELSKDRADKITVAKINIDENPGTPGKYGVRGIPTLMIFKDGQVAATKIGALPKSKLYEWVDSSL; via the coding sequence ATGAAAGTTGTGACCGATTCCTCGTTCGAGGCCGAGGTGCTCAAGGCTTCCGGCCCTGTTCTGGTGGATTTCTGGGCCGAATGGTGCGGTCCCTGCCGCCAGATCGCTCCGGCGCTCGAGGAACTCTCCAAGGACAGGGCCGACAAGATCACCGTCGCCAAGATCAACATCGACGAGAATCCGGGCACCCCGGGGAAGTATGGGGTGCGCGGCATTCCCACCCTGATGATCTTCAAGGACGGCCAGGTGGCCGCCACCAAGATCGGCGCCCTGCCCAAGAGCAAGCTTTACGAATGGGTGGATTCCAGCCTGTAG
- a CDS encoding dodecin, which produces MGEHVYKIVELAGSSDKSYEDAIRNAVAKASETIRNLRWFEVTETRGHIDKGQVAHWQVVLKVGFTLED; this is translated from the coding sequence ATGGGAGAGCACGTCTACAAGATCGTCGAACTGGCCGGCAGTTCGGACAAGTCCTACGAGGACGCCATCCGCAACGCGGTGGCCAAGGCGTCGGAGACCATCCGCAACCTGCGCTGGTTCGAGGTCACCGAGACGCGCGGCCACATCGACAAGGGGCAGGTGGCCCACTGGCAGGTGGTGCTCAAGGTGGGCTTCACGCTCGAGGACTGA
- a CDS encoding ferritin-like domain-containing protein translates to MMGYSLAEFLAHAIALETEAAERYAELADMMEAHNNLETAAVFRDMARFSTLHGDEIRQRSRALELPKLMSWQYRWKTPPEVGDENDIHYLMTPYHALRYARDNEIRGMEYYKDAAASSTDPEVRRLGTDFAAEEAEHVVALDKWIEKTPRPSITWSEDADPAQSGE, encoded by the coding sequence ATGATGGGCTATTCCCTGGCAGAATTTCTGGCACATGCCATTGCTTTGGAGACCGAGGCGGCCGAGCGTTACGCCGAGCTGGCCGACATGATGGAGGCCCACAACAACCTGGAGACCGCCGCGGTGTTCCGCGACATGGCGCGTTTCTCCACCCTGCACGGCGACGAGATCCGGCAGCGTTCGCGCGCACTGGAACTGCCCAAGCTGATGAGCTGGCAGTACCGCTGGAAGACTCCGCCGGAGGTGGGCGACGAGAACGACATCCACTACCTGATGACGCCCTATCACGCGCTGCGCTATGCCCGCGACAACGAGATCCGCGGCATGGAGTACTACAAGGACGCCGCCGCCAGTTCCACCGACCCCGAGGTGCGGCGCCTGGGCACCGACTTCGCTGCGGAAGAGGCCGAGCACGTGGTGGCGCTGGACAAGTGGATCGAAAAAACCCCGCGCCCCTCCATCACCTGGAGCGAGGATGCCGACCCCGCCCAGTCGGGGGAATAG
- a CDS encoding holin family protein, with product MDPITIALGLAQFVPGLIRWIGGDDAEGAAKVADQVVGVARTVTGKPTGDDALAAIKADPALALQLQQAWLAHEVELAREETRQLAEINATMRAEAASDDRYVRCWRPTFGYAVAATWTATMGAVSWAIIAEPAQAPGIIAALVNTSPIWGIALGVLGVAVVKRSHDKTLRG from the coding sequence ATGGACCCCATCACCATCGCGCTGGGCCTCGCCCAGTTCGTTCCCGGCCTGATCCGCTGGATCGGTGGCGACGACGCCGAAGGCGCGGCCAAGGTCGCCGATCAGGTGGTCGGCGTGGCGCGCACCGTCACCGGCAAGCCGACCGGCGACGACGCCCTGGCCGCCATCAAGGCCGATCCCGCCCTGGCGCTGCAATTGCAGCAGGCCTGGCTGGCCCACGAGGTCGAGCTGGCGCGGGAAGAAACCCGCCAGCTGGCCGAGATCAACGCCACCATGCGGGCCGAGGCCGCTTCGGACGACCGCTATGTCCGCTGCTGGCGGCCCACCTTCGGCTATGCCGTGGCGGCCACCTGGACCGCCACCATGGGCGCCGTTTCCTGGGCCATCATCGCCGAGCCCGCCCAGGCGCCGGGCATCATCGCCGCCCTGGTCAACACCTCGCCCATCTGGGGCATCGCGCTCGGCGTGCTGGGCGTCGCCGTGGTCAAGCGCAGCCACGACAAGACCCTGCGCGGCTGA
- the terL gene encoding phage terminase large subunit: protein MKSVNFPEFVWIWNERLGLGTPRHQLRMARWLAARWHGRERELLLMAFRSSGKSTIVGLFCAWVLAVNPDLRIMVLAADFALAKKMVRNVKRIVERHPLTQGLKPRRRDQWAADQFTVNRPGELRDPSMVAKGIGANITGSRAEIVICDDVEVPNTCDSAPKRADLRERLAEIEYVMVPGGTQLYVGTPHSYYTIYADRARLEAGESRPFLDGFHRLELPLIDPKGRSAWPERFPPERIGSLRKRSGPNKFDSQMMLRPVNIADGRLDPDRLRLYEAELSYGEGNGVPLLTIGARRMVSAACWWDPAYGAPGKGDASVVAALFTDEDGLYWLHRVRYLEHDPARTETDEATQLCRQVARFAADLHLPAVQLETNGLGRFLPGLLRRELGGAGIACAVLEAASKRAKDQRIIDAFDAVLAAGALNVHRSVWDTPFIAEMREWQPGGKGRDDGLDAVAGCLLSQPVRLSRPLSATAGRPDWRPGGRAVVAHSDFEF from the coding sequence ATGAAATCCGTCAACTTTCCCGAATTCGTCTGGATCTGGAACGAGCGGTTGGGGCTGGGCACGCCCCGGCACCAGTTGCGTATGGCCCGCTGGCTGGCGGCGCGCTGGCATGGGCGGGAACGGGAATTGCTGCTGATGGCCTTCCGCTCCAGCGGCAAGTCCACCATCGTCGGCCTGTTCTGCGCCTGGGTGCTGGCGGTCAATCCCGATCTGCGCATCATGGTGCTGGCCGCCGATTTCGCCCTGGCCAAGAAGATGGTCAGGAACGTCAAGCGCATCGTCGAGCGCCATCCGCTGACTCAAGGGCTGAAGCCCAGGCGCCGCGACCAGTGGGCCGCCGACCAGTTCACCGTCAACCGCCCGGGCGAGCTGCGCGACCCGTCCATGGTGGCCAAGGGCATCGGCGCCAACATCACCGGCAGTCGCGCCGAGATCGTCATCTGCGACGACGTGGAGGTGCCCAACACTTGTGACTCGGCGCCCAAGCGGGCCGATTTGCGCGAACGCCTGGCCGAAATCGAGTACGTGATGGTGCCGGGCGGCACTCAGCTCTACGTCGGCACGCCGCATTCCTACTACACCATCTACGCCGACCGGGCCCGGCTGGAGGCGGGTGAAAGCCGCCCCTTCCTCGACGGCTTCCACCGCCTGGAGCTGCCGCTGATCGATCCCAAGGGCCGCTCCGCCTGGCCCGAGCGCTTTCCGCCCGAACGCATCGGAAGCCTGCGCAAACGCTCGGGCCCCAACAAGTTCGACAGCCAGATGATGCTGCGCCCCGTCAACATCGCCGATGGCCGCCTCGATCCCGACCGCCTGCGCCTGTACGAGGCCGAGCTGTCCTATGGCGAGGGCAACGGCGTGCCGCTGCTGACCATCGGAGCCAGGCGCATGGTCTCGGCCGCCTGCTGGTGGGACCCGGCCTACGGCGCCCCCGGCAAGGGCGACGCTTCGGTGGTGGCGGCGCTGTTCACCGACGAGGACGGCCTGTACTGGCTGCACCGGGTGCGCTATCTCGAACACGACCCCGCCCGCACCGAGACCGACGAGGCCACCCAGCTCTGCCGTCAGGTGGCCCGCTTCGCCGCCGACCTGCACCTGCCGGCGGTGCAGTTGGAGACCAACGGCCTGGGGCGCTTCCTGCCCGGCCTGCTGCGCCGGGAACTGGGCGGCGCCGGTATCGCCTGCGCCGTCCTCGAGGCGGCCTCCAAGCGGGCCAAGGACCAGCGCATCATCGATGCCTTCGACGCGGTGCTGGCCGCCGGCGCGCTGAACGTCCACCGCAGCGTCTGGGACACCCCCTTCATCGCCGAGATGCGCGAATGGCAACCGGGGGGCAAGGGCCGCGACGACGGCCTGGACGCCGTCGCCGGCTGCCTTTTGTCCCAACCCGTGCGCCTGTCGCGCCCGCTGTCCGCTACCGCCGGCCGCCCCGACTGGCGGCCCGGCGGCCGGGCGGTGGTGGCCCATTCCGATTTTGAATTTTGA